TTTTACCAGTTAAGTGAATTTTTTCAGCGTTGATGATGATTACGTGATCACCAGTGTCAACGTTTGGTGTAAATGTTGGTTTGTTTTTACCACGTAAGATGGCAGCTACTTCAGAAGCTAAACGACCAAGTGTTTGGCCTTCTGCGTCTACTACTAACCATTTACGCTCTACTTCGTGACCTTTAGCCATGAATGTTGTACGCATGTATGTTGTCCTCCTAATTTCGATATATCATCGTTCAAAAAATTTTCTCTATCCTCATCAACAAGATTCGGGGCTTATCGTGGGAGTATTGAAAATACCATCTGTTATCATATAACGTCCAGCTACATAAGTCAAGGCTTTTTCGCAAAACACCTGGAAGCGTGTACTACCTACTCGTAGAACACTTTCTCGAGATAAAGACCATGCGCAGGTGCCGTTTTAGCGGATTTTTTCCGATCTTTTGCGTGCAAGATTTCCTTCACTTCATCTACAGCTCGTCTTCCTGTTCCCACTTCCCACAATAAACCCGCGATAATGCGGACCATATTATAGAGGAAGCCGTCACCTTGAATCACCATATGCAGCTCTTCATTCACCAAAACGAACGTAATCGATTCAATCGTACGAACTTTGTCTTTTACCGATGTATTCGCTGCACAAAAACTACTGAAGTCATGCGTTCCAATAAGTGAAGACGCTCCTTCTTTCATCAACTCAATGGAAGGTGTTCCAATCCCATGGACTGCATAATTGCGATGGAAAGGTTGTTGAATTTTCGCGATATCCCATTTGTAGCGATAGCGTTTTCCTGTCGTATCAAAACGAGCATGAAACGTGTCGTGCACGGTTTCTGCTTCCAATACTCGGATGTCTGTGGGTAATTGGCTATTTAACGCACGTATCCACCGTTCTGCAGGAAGAACAAGCGTTGTATCAAAGTGAATCACTTGTCCGCTTGCATGCACGCCTGCGTCCGTCCTACCGCTCGCAACAACTCGAATGGGTGTGCAACTATGCATGCGAGATAATACATTTTCTATTTCTTCTTGAACCGTTCGTCCGTTTGGCTGGATTTGATAGCCGACAAAGTCAGTTCCGTCATATGAAATTGTCATTTTCCATCTAGTCATGCGAGCATTACTCCTTTTTCATCACGAGCGAAACAGAAAAAGTACGATCGCAAGTACTACAAGAAAGGCAAGAGCCATCGTATCAGCAAATCTCCAGTCCAACTTGCGATAGCGACTTCTTCCTTCCCCGCCACGATAGCCTCGGACTTCCATCGCAATCGCCAAGTCTTCTGCACGTTTAAATGCACTAACAAATAACGGAATGAGTAAAGGTACTACTGCTTTTAGCCGCGCCTTTACTGGCCCACTTGTCATATCGGAGCCACGTGCCATTTGCGCTTTCATAATTTTGCTCGTTTCGTCCATCAATGTTGGAATAAATCGCAAGGAAATCGACATCATCAATGCTAGTTCATGCACCGGCAGTTTCCAACGCTTAAGTGGGTGTAGCAATAATTCAATACCATCTGTAATGGATATAGGAGAAGTTGTCAGTGTTAAGATCGTTGTCACAACGACTAACAAGAAAAATCGGATAGAGATAAATATCCCTTGTCGTAATCCTTCTTCATAAATGGTAATGAATCGATATGAAAAGAGAACGTCTCCTCCTTTTGTGAAAAATAAATGCAAGAAGAACGTAAATAACACAAGAAAGACTACTGGTTTTAAACCGTTCAATAAAAAGTATGGTCGTATTTTTGATAAACCAACAAAAGCTGCAACGGTAATTACTAATAGCCCGTAAGTGATGGCGTTATTGGCAATAAACACAATCGCGATAAAGAAAAATACAAATAGTATTTTCGCTCTCGCATCCATGCGGTGCACCAACGTATTACCTGGAATATACCGTCCAAAAATCATGGACTCTAACATTATTCTTCACCTTCCTTTGCGAAGCGTGAAGCAATTACTTTAGCTAATTCTTGTTCTGTTTTCGGGTACCCTTCTAGTGAAACGCCAAGTCTTTGTTCAAGAATACGTTTGAATTCCATCACGTGCGGCATACGAAGGGAATAGTTTGCCAGTGCTGTTTCATTTGTTAACACATCCGTCGTTTCCCCAGTTAACACACTTTTCCCACGGTACATAATAGTCACTTCATCTGCGTAGCGCCATGCATCCTCCATCGAATGCGTTACCAAAATTGTCGTTAACTCTTCACGTAAATGAAGTGCCGCGAATAACTCCATCATATCATTTCTTCCTCGTGGATCTAGTCCTGCCGTGGGCTCATCTAGAATAAGAACAGAGGGTTTCATGGCCAACACGCCTGCAATTGCGACGCGACGCATTTGTCCGCCCGATAAATCAAATGGTGATTTTTCTAAAAATGTCTCATCCAAACCAACAAGGGAAATATATTCTTTCGCTCGACTTTTTGCTTCTGCTTCTGACACCCCAAAATTCATCGGACCAAACATGATATCTTTCTCCACTGTTTCTTCAAATAACTGCTGTTCCGGAAATTGAAACACAATGCCAATGTGCTTACGCATCTCTACGAGGTTTTTTGTTTTCTTTCCAGCAATCATCATTCGATCGCCTACACGTACTTGTCCTTCACTCGGTTTTAACAACCCGTTCATTAACTGTAGCAACGTCGATTTCCCGGACCCCGTATGCCCAATGACTGCATGATACGAGCCACTTTTTATCCTTACGTTTACATCCATAAGTGCTCGTTTTTCAAATGGAGTTCCTTTTGAGTAGGAGAAGCCTACTTGTTTGAATACAATTTCCATAGTTCATTCACCAACTCTTCGTCTGACGTAACTGCAACAGGAAGAGTAATTTCTTCATCTCGCAGTAAATGATGCATCTTCAGTGGAAACGGCAAATCTAAACCGAGTCGTTCAATCGTTGCCGCATCTTCGAAAACTTCCATGGGCTTACCTTCCATGTATTTCGCTCCTTGATTCATCAAAATTACGCGATCAGCGAGAAGTGCTTCCTCTAAATCGTGCGTAATGGAAACAACAGTCAAATTCGTTGTTTCTCTTAATTGCTGTAGGCTTTGGATCACTTCTTTTCTACCTTGAGGATCTAACATGGACGTCGCTTCATCCAATATAAGTAACTCTGGACGAAGGGCTAATGCACCAGCTATCGCCACGCGTTGTTTTTGACCACCAGACAAATGGTGTGGTTCTTGATCTAAAAATTCTTCCATTTTCACTTGCGTTAAAGAATCATGCACACGCTGAACCATCTCTTCAAATGGCACGCCATAGTTCTCTAAAGCAAATGCCACATCATCTTGTACGGTTGCACCGACAAATTGGTTGTCTGGGTTTTGAAAGACCATTCCCATTTTCGAACGGATTTCCCAAATGGTATC
The Paenisporosarcina cavernae genome window above contains:
- the truA gene encoding tRNA pseudouridine(38-40) synthase TruA — translated: MTRWKMTISYDGTDFVGYQIQPNGRTVQEEIENVLSRMHSCTPIRVVASGRTDAGVHASGQVIHFDTTLVLPAERWIRALNSQLPTDIRVLEAETVHDTFHARFDTTGKRYRYKWDIAKIQQPFHRNYAVHGIGTPSIELMKEGASSLIGTHDFSSFCAANTSVKDKVRTIESITFVLVNEELHMVIQGDGFLYNMVRIIAGLLWEVGTGRRAVDEVKEILHAKDRKKSAKTAPAHGLYLEKVFYE
- a CDS encoding energy-coupling factor ABC transporter ATP-binding protein gives rise to the protein MEIVFKQVGFSYSKGTPFEKRALMDVNVRIKSGSYHAVIGHTGSGKSTLLQLMNGLLKPSEGQVRVGDRMMIAGKKTKNLVEMRKHIGIVFQFPEQQLFEETVEKDIMFGPMNFGVSEAEAKSRAKEYISLVGLDETFLEKSPFDLSGGQMRRVAIAGVLAMKPSVLILDEPTAGLDPRGRNDMMELFAALHLREELTTILVTHSMEDAWRYADEVTIMYRGKSVLTGETTDVLTNETALANYSLRMPHVMEFKRILEQRLGVSLEGYPKTEQELAKVIASRFAKEGEE
- a CDS encoding energy-coupling factor transporter transmembrane component T family protein; protein product: MLESMIFGRYIPGNTLVHRMDARAKILFVFFFIAIVFIANNAITYGLLVITVAAFVGLSKIRPYFLLNGLKPVVFLVLFTFFLHLFFTKGGDVLFSYRFITIYEEGLRQGIFISIRFFLLVVVTTILTLTTSPISITDGIELLLHPLKRWKLPVHELALMMSISLRFIPTLMDETSKIMKAQMARGSDMTSGPVKARLKAVVPLLIPLFVSAFKRAEDLAIAMEVRGYRGGEGRSRYRKLDWRFADTMALAFLVVLAIVLFLFRS
- a CDS encoding energy-coupling factor ABC transporter ATP-binding protein, producing the protein MKHIIELQQVTFSYDPENNVKPAVQNVSFTVNEGEWVAIVGHNGSGKSTLAKLVNGLLFPNEGKVRMFGMDMGEDTIWEIRSKMGMVFQNPDNQFVGATVQDDVAFALENYGVPFEEMVQRVHDSLTQVKMEEFLDQEPHHLSGGQKQRVAIAGALALRPELLILDEATSMLDPQGRKEVIQSLQQLRETTNLTVVSITHDLEEALLADRVILMNQGAKYMEGKPMEVFEDAATIERLGLDLPFPLKMHHLLRDEEITLPVAVTSDEELVNELWKLYSNK